The Nitrobacter hamburgensis X14 genome contains the following window.
ACGGCATGACCGCTGAGGCGGCGAAGAAGGAGGTTGCCAAGCGGCTGGAAAGCGAGATGCGCGGCAACATGCCGGTCGGCGAGCGCAAGGTGAACTTCCGCCTGCGCGACTGGGGCATCTCGCGGCAGCGCTACTGGGGCTGTCCGATCCCGGTGATCCACTGCCCCAAGTGCGACGTGGTTCCGGTGCCGGAGAACGATCTGCCGGTGACGCTGCCGGAGGATGTGACGTTCGACAAACCCGGCAACGCGCTCGACCATCATCCGACATGGAAGCACGTCACCTGTCCGCAATGCGGGGCCAGGGCCACGCGCGAAACCGACACCATGGATACCTTCGTCGACTCGTCGTGGTACTTCGCGCGTTTCACAGATCCGTGGAACGAGACCGCGCCGACCACGCCTGAAATCGCCAACCGCATGATGCCGGTCGATCAATACATCGGCGGCGTCGAGCACGCGATCCTGCATCTGCTCTATTCGCGCTTCTTCACCCGCGCGATGAAGGCCACCGGCCACCTCAGTATGGACGAGCCGTTCAAGGGCATGTTCACGCAAGGAATGGTGGTGCACGAGACCTACCGCAAGGCCGACGGCGGCTGGGCCTCGCCCGACGAGGTCGGGATCGAGGCTGTCGGCAACGGCCGCCGCGCCACGCTGATCTCAACCGGCGAGCCGGTCGAGATCGGCGCGGTCGAAAAGATGTCGAAGTCGAAGCGCAACACCGTCGATCCCGACGACATCATCGGCAGCTACGGCGCCGATACCGCGCGCTGGTTCATGCTGTCGGATTCGCCGCCGGACCGCGACGTGATCTGGAGCGAGGAAGGCGTGCAGGGCGCGTCACGCTTCATGCAGCGGCTGTGGCGGCTGGTCAACGAATCGGCCGAGGCCGGCAAGGCCGCGCCACGGGACAAGCCGGCAACGTTCGGCACCGATGCGCTGGCGCTGCGCAAGGCGGCCCACGGAGCGTTGGATAAGGTGTCCACCGGCATCGAACGGCTGCACTTCAACGTCTGCCTCGCCAACATCCGCGAGTTCGCCAACACGCTGGCCGAGACCCTTGCCCGCTTCGGCACCCGCACCTCCGACCTTGCGCCGGATATCGCCTGGAGCCTGCGCGAGGCGGCCACCATTCTGGTCCAGTTGTTCAGCCCGATGATGCCGCATCTCTCCGAGGAATGTTGGCACGCGCTGGGGCACACCGGCCTGGTTTCGGAGGCCCGCTGGCCACAAATCGAGCGCGATTTGCTGGTTGAAGACACCGTGACCCTGCCGGTGCAGGTCAACGGCAAGAAGCGAGGCGAGGTCACGGTGGCGAGCAGCGCGCCGAATCCGGAAATTGAGACTGCCGTTTTGGCGCTCGATGCGGTAAGACAGGCGCTGGGCGGCAAGCCAGCCCGCAAGATCATCATCGTCCCGCAGAGGATCGTGAATGTGGTGGGGTAGGTTGTCGGCTCGACCGGCTCGATCATGGCTTAGTCCGCGCATCGCGGCACGGCTGGGCGTCGTCGCAGTGCTGGCCGCCCTGACGGCCGGTTGCTTCCGTCCGATGTATGCCGAACACGCCGACGGCAGCCCGGCCCTTCGCGACAAGCTGATGGGCGTGGAGTTGCTGCCGGTCGACAAACCCAACGCGTCCCGGGATGCCCGGATCGGGGTCGCCATTCGCAACGCGCTCGCGTTCAAGCTTTACGGCGGCGCCACCGGCGCGCCACCAACGCACCAGCTCAAGATCCGCTTCACGACCAGCCGCTCGTCGCTGATGCTCGATCCTCGCACCGCCCTGCCCTCCAACGAGAGCTACGGCATCGACGCGAGCTACCAGTTGATCGAGGTTGCAACCGGCAAGACCGTCCTGAGCGCGAGCACCTTCGCCCGCACCTCCTACGACATTCCCGGCCAGCTCCAGCGTTTCGCCCGCGCGCGCGCCTATCGTGACGCCGAAGACCGCGCCGCGCAGGAAATCGCCGATAACATCAACACGCGGCTGGCATCGTTCTTCTACGCCGGCACCTGATCGCCCAGTGAATGGTCGCGCTGCGCGGAAAAGACGTCGACAGCTTTCTCGCCCGGCCCGATCCCGGACGCCCGATCATCCTGCTTTACGGCCCCGATGCCGGCCTGGTGCGCGAGCGCGCCGACGCCCTGATGGCCTCGGCCGTCGACGATCCCAGCGATCCGTTTTCGCTGGTGCGGCTCGACGGCGACGATCTCGCTACTGAGCCGTCGCGTCTTGTCGATGAGGCGATGACGGTGCCGCTGTTCGGCGGCCGCCGCGCCATTCGCGTCAAGGCCGGCACGCGCAATTTTGCTGGCGGTATCGAAACGCTGGCGGACTCCGCGATCCAGGATTGCCGGATCGTGATCGAGGCCGGCGAGCTGCGGCCCGAAGCGCCGCTGCGCAAGGCCTGCGAGCGCGCGAAGAACGCGGTGGCGATCGCCTGCTATCCCGACACCGAACGCGATCTGGCGCGGTTGATCGACGACGAGTTGCGGCTCTCGAACCTGAAGATCGCACCCGACGCCCGCGCCACGCTGATGTCTTTGCTCGGCGGCGACCGTCAGGCCTCGCGCAACGAACTGCGCAAGATCGCGCTTTATGCTCATGGACAGCGCGAGATCGCACTGGACGACGTGATGGCTGTCGTCTCCGACGCATCCGACTTCAAGCTCGATCCCATCGTCGACGCTGCGTTCGCCGGACAGCCGGCCGTGGTCGAAACCGAATTCGCCAAGGCCATGGTCGCCGGCACCTATCCGGGCCTCGTCATTCTGGCCGCGCAACGTCAGGTCGCCGCCCTGCACAAGGCGGCGCTGGCGATGGAAGGCGGCGCGTCGGCCTCATCGGCCGCCGAGAGCGGATTTCCGCGGCTGCACTTTTCGCGCAAGACAGCGGTGGAAACGGCGCTGCGCAACTTCAGCGCCGCGCGGCTGCTCCAGGTGATGGATCAGCTTGCGGTTGCCGCCCTGGAGGCGCGCAAGCAGACGGTGCTGGCGCCCGTGATTGCACAGCGCGCGCTGATGTCGATCGCGGTGAACGCGCGGAGAAGGGGATGACGGTCGTCATTGCGAGCGAAGCGAAGCAATCCAGGGACACAAGAAAAAGCTAGATTGCTTCGTCGCATACGCACCTCGCAATGATGGTGATTCAGCCACATCCTGCTTTAGAGCCTCGCTTCTGATGGAATCAGAAGCGAGGCTCTATGATTTTGAATTGACGCGTTTTCTTCACGCGAACCGGTGCCCACTTCGCTCGAAAACGCTCTAGAAAAGCGTTTCGAAGAGATCGTTCCACTCGGGATTGAGACCTTCAATCAACGCAAGCTTCTTCACACGGCTACCGGCCTTTATCTGCTTCTCGCGTGTAATTGCGTCGGTCATGGTCTCATGCGCCTCGTACCAAACGAGAATTTTGCACCCGTATTTCTTTGAAAAGCCAGCAACCAAACTTTCTCGATGTTCGAAAATGCGACGCTGCAAATTCGCCGTGACGCCGGTGTAAAGCGTGCCATTGCGCTTGCTCGCTACAATATAAACGCACGGCTGTTTCATACTGCAGCCTGGATTGCTTCGCTTCGCTCGCAATGACGAGCAGGGAGGCTAAGACCCCTTCGAATCCAGCCTTTTCAAGATCGCGTCGAGCTGATCGAGGTCGCGATAGCGGATATGCACGACGCCGCCGGGATTTTTGTGATCGACCGTCACCGCGAGGCCGAGCGCATCGCTGACGCGCTTTTCCAGCGCCAGCGTATCCGGATCCTTCAGCACCTTGTCCGCGCGCGCCTTCTGCAGCTTGCGCTCCGGTACGCCCTCCTCGTGCGCGAGCGCCTCGGCCTGCCGCACGTTGAGACCTTCGGCGACGATCCGCTTCGCCGCCATGGACGGATCGGGCACGCCGATCAGCGCGCGCGCATGGCCCGCCGACAGCTCGCCGGAGGCGATCAGCGCCTGCACATCGTCCGGCAGTTTCGTCAGCCGCATCATGTTGGCGACATGGCTGCGGCTCTTGCCGACGATTTTTGCGATATCGTCCTGAGTGCGTTTGAATTCACTGGCGAGCGCGTGATAGCCCTGCGCTTCTTCCATCGCGTTGAGATTTTCGCGCTGCACGTTCTCGATGATCGCGATCTCGAGCGCGACGTTATCGGTGACATCCACCGGCACGATCGGAACCTCGTGCAGCCCCGCCGACTGCGCCGCGCGCCAGCGCCGCTCGCCGGCGATGATCTCGAAGCGATCCTGCGCGCCCTTCACCGGACGCACCACGATCGGCTGGATCACGCCATGCTGCTTGATGGAGTCGGACAACTCGCCGAGCTCGACATCGGAAAACGCCCGACGCGGATTGCGCGGATTGGGTTTCAAAAATTCGATCGGCACCTTGCGCTGCGCGCGCGGACGCTCAGTATGGGCGGCCTCGCCGCCGACATCACCGATCAGACTTGCAAGACCGCGGCCCAGTCGCGAACGCGCTTCGTCGGCCATCGCCAGCTCCCTTGGATTCACGCGCAGTACTCCGGATAAAACAATCGAAATTGACGATCTTGGATCGCCATGTCCGTCATTGCGAGGAGCTCTTGCGACGAAGCAATCCAGTTTTCTCTTTGGTGATTTCTGGATTGCTTCGCTTCGCTCGCAATGACGGGGTGACGGTCGATGTTTCCCTAATGCGTCGTGCGCAGCTCGCGCTCGCGCTGGATCACCTCGGTCGCGAGTTTCAGATAGGCCTCGCTGCCGCTGCATTTGAGATCGTAGACCAAGACCGGCTTGCCGTAGGACGGCGCTTCCGAAATGCGCACGTTGCGCGGGATCATGGTGTCGTAGACCTTTGAGCCCATGAACTGGCGCACGTCGGCGACCACCTGGTTCGACAGGTTGTTGCGCGAGTCGAACATGGTCAGCACGATGCCGTGGATCGACAGATTCGGATTGAGCGTGGAGCGCACCTGCTCAACCGTCTGCAAGAGTTGCGACAGGCCTTCGAGCGCGAAGAATTCGCATTGCAGCGGCACCAGGATCGCGTCCGACGCCGCCATCGCGTTGACGGTGAGCAGGTTGAGCGACGGCGGACAGTCGATCAGCACATAGGTATAATCGCTGTGGTCGGCCGCGTTGCCGTTGAGCGCGGCGATCGCATCGCGCAGACGGAAGGCGCGATCCTTGGTGGTGCCGAGCTCGAGTTCGAGACCGGAGAGGTCCATGGTCGATGCCGCGATGTGCAGACGCGGCACCGCGGTCGGCACCACGGCGTCACGCAGCGGCGCTTCGCCGATCAGCACATCGTAGGTGGAGACGTTGCGATCGCGGCGGTCGATTCCGAGGCCGGTGGAGGCGTTGCCTTGCGGATCGAGATCGACGATCAGGACGCGTTCGCCGATCGCCGCCAGCGCGGTGCCGAGATTGATCGCGGTCGTGGTCTTGCCGACGCCGCCCTTCTGGTTGGCGAGCGAAATGATCCGGGGATGGCCGGCGGGGGACCCCGCATCCTTGCCATCATATTGATAAATCTCATCAATTACCGTCATGCACGACGCCATGCTTGCTTGGTCGGGGGACGGTCGCGCCGCTCGATGCGATCGAGTTCGACGATCCAGCCTTGTCCGCCGGTGCGGCTGGAATGAAGGCGAGGCTCAATATTCCAATATTTAGTGGCTTCCGTCAATTCAGCTTCTACATCTTGACCCTTGAGCAGCAACGCCTTGGCGCCCTGCTTCACCAGAGGTTCGGCGAAGCCGAGCAGCACTTGTAGAGGCGCCAGCGCGCGCGCGGTGACACAATCGATCCGGCCGTCCAACCTGTCCACATAATCCCCGATATCCATCGGGTGAATGACACCCGGCGTCCCGGTGATCCGGACGGCTTCGCGAAGAAATGCCGCCTTCTTGGCGTTGCGCTCGACCAGATCGATTCGTGCACCTTCGACGTCGGCCAGGGCGCAGGCCAGCACCACGCCGGGAAAGCCGCCGCCGCTGCCGAAGTCGGCCCAGCGTTTCGCCTGCGGCGCCAGCGCAAGAAGCTGAAGCGAATCCGCAATATGGCGGGTCCAAAGCTGCGGCAACGTCGAGGATGCGATCAGATTGGTTTTTGTCTGCCATTGAACCAGCAGATCGACGTAGGCATCCAGCCGCGCCTCGGTTTCACGTGAAACAGGCGTCAGCGCCAGCGCGGCCGCCTTGTCGGCGGCCGAAAGAGGTGATTGAGCCTGTCGAGGTCTTGTCATGGCGTCAGCGCCAGCATACGGGACCGTGCGATTCCCGGCCACATCTCTTTGCAATCGCCCATGCGCTTTTTGCCAGTCGGCCATTGGCCGACGGACCCCGGCCAGCCCTATAATGGCTCACCCTTATCAAATGACCTTCATGCCCGGACGTGATCCAGACCTCCAGCTTTTGACGATGGATAGACAGGTCAGACCCGGCGATCATGCTCAAGGTCGTGGAAATTGTTTCACGTGAAACACGGGCGTCTCCAATCCGGAGGGCGATCTCCATACGGATTGATGCATCATGGGATAACGGTTAATCCAATCGTCATGCCCGACTTTATAATACCGGCATCCACGTCTCGAAACGCGGATCGACCAACGACCTGGACGGCCGGGCACAGGCGAGCGGAAGCCGTTTTTCGAATGGCTATGGCCGAACATGACGCGTGAGCGATTCACACCAACACTCCTTGCTCTTAGCGCGGTTGGGCCAACTTCGTTCGGAGATCGATCGATTCCAAGCGCGAGGCGTGAATATCTGTTTCACGTGAAACATCGCCGACGGACTGAAAGTCTCTAGGCCGATGCTGTGGCCGTTTTCTTCCGCGCCTCGCGGCGCAAATAGGCCGCCAGAATCCCGAGCGCCGCCGGGGTGATGCCGTCGAGGCGACCCGCCTGCCCGACGGTCCGGGGCCGGGCGCGTTCGAGCCTGGCCCTCGCCTCATTGGACAGCCCCGGCACGGCATCATAATCGACATCGGCGAGCACGAGGCTTTCGTCACGACGAAACGCTTCGACATCAGCGGTCTGGCGCTTCAGATAGACATCGTATTTGGCATCGATCTCCAGATGCACGGCGACTCCCGGATCGATGGCCGACAGTTCCGGCCAGATCGCGGCCACCTCGCCCCACCCGATCTCCGGATAGGCCAAAAGCTCGAACGCCGACCGCCGATGGCCGTCGCGGTTGAGCGACAGGCCATATCTGGCCGCCTCGTTCGGCGTGACAGACAGCGACGTCGCCAAGGCCTTCGCCGCGCTCAAGGCCGCCATTTTGGCCCGATGATGGACCGCGCGCCCTGCCCCGACGCAGCCCATTGCAATGCCCTTGTCCGTCAGCCGCTGATCGGCGTTGTCGGCGCGCAGCGTCAGCCGGTATTCGGCGCGCGAGGTGAACATCCGATAGGGTTCGGTGATCCCGCGGGTCACGAGGTCATCGATCATCACGCCGAGATAACCGTCGGCGCGGTCGAACACGACCGGATCGCCGCCGCCCGCGGCCAATGCCGCGTTCAGGCCGGCGACAAGCCCCTGCGCCGCAGCCTCTTCATAACCGGTGGTCCCGTTGATCTGACCGGCCAGGAACAGTCCGGGCAGCCGCCTGGTCTGCAAGGTCGGATCGAGTTCGCGGGGGTCGACATGATCGTATTCGATGGCATAGCCCGGCCGGATCATCCTGACTTTCGTCAGGCCGGGGATGGTCGCCAGGATCGCGAGCTGCACCTCCTCCGGCAACGAGGTCGAGATGCCATTCGGATAAACCGTGGTGTCGTCGAGTCCTTCCGGCTCCAGAAAGATCTGGTGCCCGTCGCGATCGCCGAAGCGGACCACCTTGTCCTCAAGCGACGGGCAATAGCGCGGTCCCGAACTCCTGATCTGGCCGGAATATATCGGCGAACGATGCACATTGGCCCGAATCACCTCGTGAGTCGCCGGCATGGTGCGGGTGATGCCGCACCGGATCTGCGGCGTGGTGATTCGGCTGGTCATCACCGAAAACGGCTCCGGTGGATCGTCGCCCGGCTGCATTTCAACCGCGGCCCAGTCGATGGTGGCGCCGTCGAGCCGCGGCGGCGTCCCGGTCTTGAGCCGGCCAAGCGTGAAGCCGATGCGCTCGAAAGACACAGACAGGCCGAGCGCCGGCGCTTCGTCGACCCGCCCCGCGGGCCAGCTCTTTTCGCCGAGATGGATCAGGCCGCGCAGAAAGGTGCCGGTGGTGACGACGACCGCGCCGGTCTTGAACGCACGGCTGTCGATCAGGCGAATGCCGGCGATCCTGCCGTCGGCAACGATGAGGTCGTCCGCCTCGCCTTCGATCACCACCAGATTCGCGGCCTCGCGAATCTCGGCCTGCATCGCGGCGGCGTAAAGCTTGCGGTCTTCCTGGGCGCGCGGACCACGGACCGCCGGGCCCTTGCGGCGATTGAGCATCCGGAACTGGATGCCTGCGGCATCGGCCACGCGACCCATCAACCCGTCCAGCGCATCGATTTCGCGGACCAGATGGCCCTTGCCGAGCCCGCCGATCGCCGGATTGCAGGACATCGCGCCGACGGTTGAAAGCCGATGGGTCACGAGCGCTGTCCGTGCGCCCATTCGCGCAGCGGCGGTCGCGGCCTCGCAGCCGGCGTGGCCACCCCCGATTACGATGACGTCGAATGATGCTGTCATTGGTTTTTTCGCGATATCCGGCGCGACTTCTATCGCAGACCCGCCCGATCCGAAAGCTTGAGTTTGTGCGAAAGAAAAGAGCGCTCGTGGCCCCATCTCGCTCAGCAATGTTTCACGTGAAACAACCTTAACGACGAAACGATGGGCCTCACAAGTAATGAATCATATAGCTATTACTTACCTATACAAAAATCGTGAAAGAGTGAATCAAGAATATCATCGATATCGACGCGCCCGAGCAGACGCCCGATCAATCGAACCGCAATTCTGATCTCTTCCGCCACCAGTTCGTCGCCCTGTCCGATCAACGCCTCAGCCTTCGCAAGCGATGCTGCAGCATCCTGCAATATGTTGCGGTGCCGCAAACGGGTGATCACAGCGGTTTCGCCCGAACCGAACCAACCGTCCGAAAACGCCGTCAGCGCCGCCACCAACTCATCGACGCCATCGCCGCGCGACGCAGAAATCCAGAAATGCCGCGGCAAAATACCCTGACCCGGTTTCGCCTCAAGCTGCCTCGGGTTCGCCCCATCGCTTTCCGCGCCCGAAACATCAATTTTGTTGCGCACCAGCCAGAGCGGCACACCGCCCTCGCCGATCGTTTGCGACGGACCGACGCCATTGTCATCATCCGCAAGCCACAGCACCAGATCCGCCGACGCGGCCCGATCGCGCGCGCGCCGCACGCCCTCCTGCTCGACTGGATCGTCGGTCTCGCGAATGCCCGCGGTATCGATCAGCGTCACCGGATAACCGTCGAGATCGAGATGCACTTCGATGACATCGCGCGTGGTTCCGGCATACGGCGACACGATCGCCGCCTCGCGACGCGCGAGACGATTGAGTAGTGTCGACTTGCCGGCGTTCGGCGGGCCTGCGATCGCGACCGTCATGCCGTCGCGCAGCCGTTCGCTTTGTGCCGATGCCGCAAGGGTTTCTTCAATCTCGCGACGGAGCCGCGCGATCTTCTCCATCGCGGGCTTCAGCAGATCGTCCGGCACATCGCCTTCATCGGCGAAATCGATTCCGGCCTCGATCAAGGCCGACGCCTCGATCAACTCCCTGCGCCACTCCCTCGCGCGATCACCAAGCAGTCCCTGCAATTGCCGCAGCGCTTGCCGGCGCTGCCGGTCGGTGTCGGCATGGATGAGATCGTCGAGCCCTTCGGCCTCGGTGAGATCGATCTTGCCGTTCTCGAACGCACGCCGCGTAAATTCTCCCGGCTCAGCAGGTCTCACATGGTCGATCGACGACAACGCCGCGAACAAGGCATTCAGCACCGCGCGGCTGCCGTGAACGTGAAACTCCGCGACATCTTCGCCGGTCGCGCTCGCAGGTCCGGCGAACCACAAAACAATTGCATCATCAATGGCTTCTCCGAGCAGGTCGCGCAGCAAGACCCGCTTCGCCGTGCGCACGACGGGAATTGCGCCTGCGATTTCTTGAAGTGCGGTGCCGGCCTCCGCGCCCGAGACTCGCACGACCGCGATCGCCGATGGCGGCCGGCCCGACGACAAGGCGAAGATCGTTTGCTCTCGCGGATGCATTGCTTATTGTCTTGTCCGGCTTTCGACGACAGACGGAAAATTCAGAACGACAGCGGCAAACCTTTGCGCCGCGAGCTTTCCGTTATCGCATATTCACAGAAGGACGCCTCGATATGAATCACGCCGCTACAGGCTCGGGCCGTCCCGCGAATCGCTTGGCTGCGGAAACGAGCCCCTATCTGCTGCAGCACCAGCACAATCCCGTCGACTGGTGGCCGTGGGGACCCGCGGCGCTCGCCGAGGCGCAGCGGACCAACCGTCCGATCCTGCTGTCAATCGGCTACGCCGCCTGTCACTGGTGCCATGTCATGGCGCACGAAAGCTTTGAGGACGACGAAGTCGCCGCGGTGATGAACGAACTGTTCGTCTGTATCAAGGTCGATCGCGAGGAGCGGCCGGATATCGATCAGATCTACATGAACGCGCTGCATCTTCTCGGCGAGCAGGGCGGCTGGCCGCTGACGATGTTCCTGTCGCCCGACGGATCGCCGTTCTGGGGCGGCACATATTTTCCGAAGCTGCCAGACTTCGGCCGCCCGGCATTTACCGATGTGTTGCAGTCAGTGGCGCGGGTTTTTCACGACAAACCCGAGAGGGTCACGCTGAACCGCGATGCGGTGATCGCACGGCTCTCCGAGCGCGCTAAAGTGGGAAGTCCGGCGAACCTCGGCGTCGCCGAACTCAACACCGCGGCCGTCTCCATCGCGCGTTCAACCGATCCGGTCAACGGCGGCCTACACGGCGCGCCGAAGTTTCCGCAATGCTCCGTGCTGGAATTTCTCTGGCGCGCCGGCGCGCGCACCGGAAGCGACCGTTTCTACGCAGCTACCACGCTGACCCTGACGCAGATGAGCCAGGGCGGCATCTACGATCACCTCGGCGGCGGCTACGCGCGCTATTCGGTCGACGACAGATGGCTGGTGCCGCACTTCGAGAAGATGCTTTACGACAACGCGCAGATTCTCGATCTGCTCGCGCTCGACTACGCGCGCAGCAAAAACCCGCTGTACCGCGAACGCGCGATCGAGACCGTCGCTTGGCTGCTCCGGGAAATGCTGACGGGCGAGGGCGGCTTTGCCTCCTCACTCGACGCCGACTCCGAAGGCAAGGAGGGCAAGTTCTATGTCTGGTCGCTGAGCGAGATCGAAGAGGTGCTCGGCGCTACCGACGCCGCCGATTTTGCCGCGCGATATGACATCACCGCAAACGGCAATTTCGAAGGCCGCAACATTCCCAATCGTCTGAAGAGTTCTGATCTCGTCAGCGATGACGGCGCCCACATGCGGACGCTGCGCGCGAAACTGCTGGCGCGCCGCGCAGGCCGCGTCCGTCCGGGACTCGACGACAAGGTTCTCGCCGACTGGAACGGCTTGATGATCGCGGCACTCGTCCACGGAGCCTGCGCCTTCGGCTTGCCGGACTGGCTGGAAACCGCCCGCACGGCCTTCGAGTTCATCCGGAAGACAATGACGCGCGGCGACCGGCTCGGCCATTCCTGGCGCGAGGGCCGGCTGCTGGTGCCGGCGCTGGCTTGCGACTATGCCGCGATGGTCCGCGCCGCGCTCGCGTTGAGTGAGGCGACCGGCGACACCGCGTATCTGGAGCAGGCGCTGCGCTGGCAGGCCACCCTTGACACCCATTACGCCGACGTCGAGCACGGCGGCTATTATCTCACGGCCGACGACGCGGAGGGGCTGATCGTGCGGCCGCACTCGACAATCGACGATGCCATCCCGAACTATAACGGACTGATTGCGCAAAAC
Protein-coding sequences here:
- a CDS encoding thioredoxin domain-containing protein produces the protein MNHAATGSGRPANRLAAETSPYLLQHQHNPVDWWPWGPAALAEAQRTNRPILLSIGYAACHWCHVMAHESFEDDEVAAVMNELFVCIKVDREERPDIDQIYMNALHLLGEQGGWPLTMFLSPDGSPFWGGTYFPKLPDFGRPAFTDVLQSVARVFHDKPERVTLNRDAVIARLSERAKVGSPANLGVAELNTAAVSIARSTDPVNGGLHGAPKFPQCSVLEFLWRAGARTGSDRFYAATTLTLTQMSQGGIYDHLGGGYARYSVDDRWLVPHFEKMLYDNAQILDLLALDYARSKNPLYRERAIETVAWLLREMLTGEGGFASSLDADSEGKEGKFYVWSLSEIEEVLGATDAADFAARYDITANGNFEGRNIPNRLKSSDLVSDDGAHMRTLRAKLLARRAGRVRPGLDDKVLADWNGLMIAALVHGACAFGLPDWLETARTAFEFIRKTMTRGDRLGHSWREGRLLVPALACDYAAMVRAALALSEATGDTAYLEQALRWQATLDTHYADVEHGGYYLTADDAEGLIVRPHSTIDDAIPNYNGLIAQNLVRLAALTGDSKWRDRIDALFGALLSRAAENGFGHLALLSALDLRLTGAEIVVVGEGAQAEALLAAARALPHATSIVLHVSRGDALPAEHPARAKADSVQGAAAFVCRNQSCSLPVTTPQALVDLVMQRTSA